The Hevea brasiliensis isolate MT/VB/25A 57/8 chromosome 9, ASM3005281v1, whole genome shotgun sequence nucleotide sequence TGTCCAATTTAGCTATGATTGAATTCAGGCTCTTTCAGCGTTGTGAAGATTCTTTTGCAAAAGCATGTTAAGTTTATCTGGCAAGGGAGTGGTGAAATGTGAAGCCGAGATTTTGGGCGTGATTCAGAGCGACGAAAATCGAGCAAGGGAAGAGATGGACATGGGTTTATGGTGATTTTATGGATGTTTTGGATTGAacgaaaaaaacaaaacaaaataagTTGGCGAAGACCCAACACTTACGTCGAACGAGTTAGGCCAAAGTCCAATTTCAAGTCATCAAGCTTCAAGCGGGACCTGGAACGAGTTAGGCGAGTCAGTACAACGGCTATTGTCCTGTCCATGGAAAAAATCTAATTGAGGATTACTCTTTTTGGCTTAGTAACTCCTCTTTTAGACTATTATCTCGATCATGAAATTATTAGTATGGTGCTTAACATTGGATAGTACAATAACATTGGGATTTTTGTTGTAACATAAAGGTCCAAGTTTCTCCTGCATATAACCCTTCAATAATGGCATAGAAAGACTTGATGAATTTTCTATACTAGTGAGTAATAAGTAAGCTTTTGGATAATTATGCACCTGAATAGTAGGCAAAAGTagtgttgaaaatttattttatttttattttttaaattgtaaGTGTTATTGCATTACAGTCCAAAACGAGTAGGATTACACAAATCAGGCTAAAGGCCTCATTACAAGGAAATCCAAACCCAAGTGTAGGCCTATTAATAGAGGCTTAATGCCCTACACAGCAGAATTCTAGTCCGATTCCCAAACACAGATCGCAAGAATGCTCTGCGCAGCTCATTAGAAAGCCACTGGACTAGAAAATGAAGCCGCCGAAGGCCAAGAAAAAAAGAAGCTTCCAAAAAGCCATGCACGGTTGGAAAAACCAACCCAGGTTAAGATAGAAACTTGAAAACTCAACAACAGACCATCACCTCCCAAGGGACACCGGCCGCTAAAACTGTCAacttgagagagaagagaggaagagggCATGCCATTACAATCTCCTTTAACCATGGAGCACCGgcaaatatcattttaaatgctAGCTTTTAACCTTGTAGACACCTCCCTTTGGATCTACTCCCAAAGTCAACACCTGCACCCAATTACTCCAACCCATAGAAAAGGATCGCCAAGACAAAAACCCTCTCATAGAAGCTTTGGATATGCGACACCAAGAATAAAAACCAAAACACATAACTACACCCATCCTAAAAGGCGGGGAGGGAAGCAAGCCCACACTCATTGTGGGAGAAGGGCAAAGGAGCCCAATAAAAACAAGGTTTCGGCTTGAGCAAAGAGACTAGAAAGAAATTCTCTCTTGGAAGCTTATCcttcgttttattttattttggtaCTTTGAGTTCCaatgttgaaaattaattttaaggAAAGAGAAGGAGGCGCAGAAGGATGAAATCtcatatttagtttttttttttttttcattttctaaatttatttgaattgtatgtttttaaattatgtaaaatataaaatttatattatcttaattaataatctattttaCATTTTTTAAATTCCATTAGTTAACAGTATTGAATTGAGTTTAATTGGATTGAAATTAAATCGTTaagaattcaattaattaaaattaaaaattatgaagtttatttgattataaattaaaatttaaagatcaATTtgagccatatatatatatatatatatatatgaaattaataAACAAGAATCTTTCTTTTTTGATAAAATAAATGGATAATCCTAATCTTCCAACCATGGAAGTGAATAGTGATGCAGAAATGACAGGGAGAGACTATTATCTTCTCCTCTCCTTTCTCCTTGTTTCCTCCCAATTATTCTTAAGCAATGGAAAGAGTGTTTTGTTGTTAGTAAATGAAGTACGTCGAAGTCCCTTGGAGGGCTTTAAGAGCATTAGAGATGTCATCTTCAAAAACTTACCATTGAAGAAAAGCATTCCCCTCCAAAATTGAATACTAACCcttcttctttttatttcttatttcaataatttataatttaatatctaaaatattataaaaattacaatTCAGTCTCtttacttttattaaaaaaaaagttggtatttaataaaataatatttttagatAATTATATGTGATAATAGGTAATAAATTACCTATCAATATAATAAATGCTCTCTAACTAATAAGATGGAGAATACTAAATACTTTTTCAAGTGACTGTTGTtagtatttctcttttttttattaaattatattattagctGATGAAAAactaaaataagttaaaaattttaatatttataataatttaattatcaaagtttaatttataattaattaatgataaattttaacaaaaaaacATTTTATAATAGTATTATAATTCAAAgactaatttatttcaaatcaaaaataaagaaattaaattatttaatcatacttcaaagaataaaattataaaatattcttATTGTTGTAGGGTATTTTTATGAGATCCACAAAAAAGCTAGCGTACGCAGGCCAAAAGAAGAATCCTCCCCCTCAGCATCCACGCAACCTATTTGCCCCTCACATTATCCAAATTCCCCCATAATACCTCATTCGAGATTCTTCTCCAGTTGGTGTGAAGGTCTGCTGTTTGATATGCCAATTTCTTTCTTCAAATAATGTTTCAGAATTGTTATTTTCAGCGTCCAAAATTACTTTTTTTACTcagattttctattttttataaaGTTTCAAGAGACATAGAATGGAATTGCTCCAACTCAAAAGTTTCCCACAATAGGACCACCGGTGACCAAAGATTACatgctttttttttcttctgaTATCTAATATCCTGATACAAAGTGAGAAAGCAGGCAAGTAAATGAATCAAGCCAAGTCACTTGGATTCAGAAAAGTCTtgtctttacctactttcatatgGTGGTCACCAATTTGATCGGCTCTTGAGCTTCACTTGGTTCCATGCCCTTTCTTAGAAGACAAGTCTTCACTCTTCAAGCACTTCTTTTTTCTTTGCAAAATTTGGAAACCCATAATGCTCACAGTGCAGCTTAAGAAACTGTGATCTTAACTGCTCACAATGTCAAAAATAAGTCACCAATTGACCTATTTGATTTTATCCAATTTAATAGATAGAAATTTATCGTCGAGCTAAAGATGGGTCTAAAATATTAGTCACCAAAGAGTCTCTCCTATatctagaacctacccaacctgcaaaaaggcttaaaacacacttttatatccacaaaccatatatccacaactcaatcacattacacaacccctcctgggcccatccaaacagtcatcaatctcaacatgtaaaattacagtttaatccTCATAATTTAATCCTCTTCCAAAAACTActcaaatgagttctaaaaattctaaaactttgtcccgcagtccttagcaatatttctatcctaatgcaaaaagaatcaaaattttctgagcttacacgaatattttacgaatttttaatccaattcaagcactagaaattacgaaaaagtaaggttcgggtttacctatgccgattcagaTCTCAGGAATGCGCTTGGGAcgtctgacaacggtggggtagctaaaatctctatccaattccgagactttttcggtagccggtctgtctgactGGAAATTCACAGACTCGGGCAACCGtcaaatttccgcgaattgaaggtacctacacaaagcccacaacacgggggttagtatatagtttttacggaattttctaagctcatttaatgctcagaaaaacactacgaagtttcatgggacccaccgaaaaacggtgtcggaaaattttgaaatttatattgccgcgaagctctcgacgagtggagtgctctagtactctcggttttcttgtggggttcacggtttgcgagaaatctagaccAAAAATCGAAAtgagctaaaacttcccggacaaaaattgggcaaacagctcaatggattttggtgtttttggtgtctatggaaagctctcgaggtgtagatgatgcttgacacaagacccagcccaatcggtggccggataagCCGGGAAGGTGAGGCGTGTCACGCGCGTAGGGGAGGAGTTCGCGTGCGTTTTCCGGCCGCTTGGGACTTCGGCCGGCCATGGGGAGGCACTGGGGCGGCGCACCTGCGAGGTGGGAAGGGCTGGGTGGCGGCGGCGTGgcctggggaggagggaggagagagaaaatgggagagagagggagagaggttgGGACGCgagggaagggaagaagaagaaaagaaaggccaGTCCGATTCGCCATTCCAATccggttcggtttgattcggccggtccaattcaggatacaaaattttaaatttttactttgccttgggaccgaaaacgaggcccaaaattttcgaaaaaattttagaaaactcaaaaaaattcttagactccaaatatatttttagttttaccatgtggtctttaaattaatttttaaaaatcatcaaagttttatattttcgagaaatcaaacccgatttctaaaatctgaaaaatttcaaataatttcctaaaatttaaataaaattaaaatattaatattactcacaaaataataaatttaaaaatttagggtgttacaatataaaatatatatatattatattttaaatatataaaaaaaataaaaatatctcaAATTATAGTATGAATCAAGACATATGATATATAACGGGATACACCTATTAAGTACTATTAAATACATGAATTTATTTATGTCTTACTCTATAATAAATAGCTGTGGGTAAAAATTTCCCATAACATTCCATTTCCCTCCACTAAATGGAATTATGGTTTGTATTTAGAGAGATAGAGTGAGAGAATAAAGAACCCTCCAATGGTCTCATTCGCAGACAACCGTTAAAAAGCATACGCATACCCAATGCAAAGCATGAAATTGTTCACATCTCGCCAAaactttctttcctttcctttgctttcttctttcttctctctaCTTTTCCTTAATCCTCAAGTCTTCTCTGCTTTTTCTTCTTCAACACTCTCAAATAATAACCGAAAAAAATCCTCACTTTCGTCTTCAATGGCAGATACAAACTACTACACCAAATATCAACCGCAAAACCAAGCAAATAACTCAAGTAAGTTTTACTCTCATTTCCTCTACAAAGCTCTTTTAGTCACCATCTTCTTAGTCATACTCTCACTTTTCCCTTCACAAGCTCCTGAATTCATCAACCATACACTGAACACAAGAGGCTGGGAGTTTCTCCaccttatttttgttggtatagcTGTTTCTTATGGCCTGTTTAGCCGAAGAAATGATGAAGCAGAAAAAGATAGTTGCCTCTCAAAATTTGATAATGCTCAATCCTATGTCTCTAGATTCCTTCAGGTTTCTTCAGTTTTCGATGATGAAGCTGATAAGCCTTCCAGGTCTGATGAGAGCACCGTCCAAACATGGAATAGTCAGTACTACAGCAATGACCCTGTGGTGGTTGTAGCTGACGAAAATTCTGTTATCGATCAAGAACAGAAAGATACCACTTCAATAATCGGTGACAAACCACTTCAGTTGCCTGTTCGGAGCTTAAAATCGCGTATTTTAGAAGCAGATGGTAATGAAACTACTAAAGAATCTTCCTCTGCTGTTTATGCTTCTATTAGTAGTTCTAGTTCTAATTTGGGTTCTAAAAGAATTTCGAGCAATTCAGTTAAAAGCAGAAATGAGGAATTTGGCGGATTGCGCCATCAAGATTTGGAGGAGAAGCTGAAGGATAATGTGGTGATTCCTTGTCCAATTCCATGGAGATCAAGATCTGGAAGAATGGAAATGAAGCAAACAAAAGAAGAAGCCGATACTCCTCCTCCGTATACTCTGCCACCATCCATGGAGGAGTCTGAATTCAACAGGCCTTTCAGGGCCCAAGTGTCTCGATCACCACGAATCGATTCAACAAATTCTTCACCTTCAATGTCTTCACCAAAGAAGCTTTCACCTTCACCTTCTTTCCCAGCCGAGGCACAAAGCAAAAGTCCAGAGGATTTTGTCAGGAAGAAGAGCTTTTACAGGTCTCCTCCCCCTCCTccacctccaccaccaccaccaccaccacctccaccaccaccatcacaACTGTTTCAAAAATCATGGTCAATGAAACCTAGTTCCAGTGTCCATGATGATGACAAGGTTTTCGCAGGGAAAGATGTGAAGCGAAGTTACACAAGCAAGCCAAAAGAATCAAACAAGCGTGGTGGCTTGTCAATCCCAACATCAGTTAGGACAACTAGAAGCAATGATTTCCTTTCTGCTAAAGAATTTGATGATATGATCAACACCAAGGCGGAGAAAAGATTCAAGGAAGCTGAACCAAGTACAGTGGAGAGAGGAGGAAGAAAGAAAGTAGCGTTTGATCAATCATCATTCAAGACGGAGAGGCTAGATCGAGACACAGTCACTTTTATGCCTCAACCAATTTACAGGGAGTTTCCAAAGGAAGAGAAAGAAGAATTGGTGGAAAAATTAATGCTGGAATCAGATGAGGACCTGGAGACTGAGGACGAAGATGACGATGACATTGCAGGAAGTTGTTTTGTTTCAGGCACTGCAGCAGCAATTTCAAACAACGAAGAAGTTGCTTGTACTGCTGCAAGTGATGGAGGACCTGATGTTGACAAGAAAGCTGATGAGTTCATAGCCAAATTCAGAGAGCAAATCAGGCTTCAAAGAATAGAATCTATCAAGAGATCGAGTGAGCTGATAAGTAGAAAGGCTTCAAGGTAATCTTAACAGGATAGATAAATTTGGATTGGCGATTAAAAAAGAACTTTTGTTTATCTCATTTTATGCTTATAATTTTATTTGGTATCAAGAATCTTAGGACATAATTCATGGTATAAAATGTATTCTTCTTCTTGGTGGCGACAATACTTTGGTCTATGTATTCAGGTAGCAGTTTGATTCTGTGACAAATTAATCTGAAACTACATTCTCACCTTCCACTGTTAAACTTGCAAAGCTATCAGATGCATTAAATGTTGAAATGTGTGCAAATTCACTGCCTGGTTTGGACATTGATTTTGTGTTTGGAAgccaaattaattataaaattcatttcttttgaaaatgaattttTACTATGCAAAACTAATTGTGAAGAATTTTAAACTCTTCGCTTTTTTAGCAATTGATTTAGAGCTGCAGAAAAGCTGGAAAACATTTCTAGTTTTTGTGCAGAAGTAAAATAGGTTTTGATAAAACGCCCATGCTTCATGCTTCCATGAGCAGAACTTACAAATCCAGCAAGCATAGAAACAAATCCTATTACGGATCCAACATTAATTACTAATTTTTAACTGAGACATGAAATTATACTCACATATGCAGAACagatgataaataaataaatttgataAATGGGGCATTCAATTCATCTAATTATTCtgaattttttcattttaatgCTTGTCAAAGTATTTAGATGACATATtttactctcttttttttttgtgtCAGAATATTATGATAAATTCCACTGCACAAGATGCAGAGAAATGCCACAACTTGCAATAGAAGCAAGGGAGGAGGGCTTGCACTTGCAGACTGAAATATTAGACTGCACTTTTTTACTCTGTAAAGTCATTCTTTTTGTCATTACTGCAAAAGCCTGGCAGGACATGAAGGGAAATTGTCATtggcctaatcatttttctgtggTGATGGGCTTCCCTGTTATTTTCTTCTCTGCATTCACAGCATCAGTAAGGTTTCCCATTAATAGTTAGGAATAGGAATCCAAACCATCTCTTATTTACTATTAGCCCAAATTCATCATCTGCTGCTGGGCCTGCAGGAAGCTTTTCTGACTATGGGTTTCTGTCGTTCATGACATTGCAATCATGGGAAATCCTAAATGCCGATTGAGTAATAATTTAATcattgaataattattttatttaaaaaaaaaagtaattaattatCAGCAAATATATCTTTTTGGAATAATTTGGACGGATGTTAATGTGTGTAAAAGCAAGCAGTCACGCGTGCTTGCTTTGATTATATGTACAATGTTGATGACATGAAATGATGACAAGTGATAAGAAAGAGAGAGATGGTGATTAAGGAACTTTTTGTTATCAAAGCTTTACTACAGGAAGATCATGAACTTCTTTTTATCAACCTTTTGTTTTCTTGTCTTTCCAACTACACTAAGATAAAAGATAAACTTGTGGCCGTTAGGTTCCCGTCATTTTGACACCAACTTTCTCAATAGGATAACTTTATAAATTTCATTTGTGTGAATTGATTTACTTGAATATAAAATTTTGCATTGAATTGATTTCCTTTTAAGACTCTATTAGATTGCTATGGAATTTTTTTTGACCAAAatctatttataaaatattattttagattaattaataaattaaaaaaaaaaagccctgTTAGGGTAAAATCCAAAAAGTTGCATTTGATCCCCAATTATCACAACTAGAAAAATAGGGAAGCCCTTACAATCATTGACCCTAAGAAGAGTGATAGAACAAACAAAATCGATTATCATCACTTGAATGAAACTTCTTTGTGTAATATCTACAAATTATCGCTGCTACTTTGTACTTAGGGTGAATTCAGAGAATTCATTTCAGTTAAGTGATTTTCTTCACATTTTGACAAGTTCACGAATAACCATTCCCTAGCTTTTACATCACCAACCAACAAGACACTTGCTCCATATCATAGACTTCAAAGTAAAATGAAGGAAAATTATGAGGGATTACTTTGAAATTTCCACTACCTATGCTAGGCTTAGCCCATTCAACAAGCCATTTTGAATTTTTGTTGCCCAAACAAAAATAGCAACAGGACATAATGTAAATTTCTCAACAAAAGTCTTCTCTTCCTTGACTGATCACCAAGTTTAAGGTGCTTAATTAGATTTTTGAAATTTCAAAACCTAGGCAGACAAAGAAGCATATACATAGAGCATGAAATTGACTATTCCATTAACTTGTCAAACATGGTTATTGAAATTTGGAAGTACTTGCATCTTCTGGGAGAGTTTAGATCTCTACCAGATTATCTATTCGGTTCTTCTTAGAggagaagaaaatgagagagaagtAAGGTTTACTATTTCTGAAGGAGTAGGTTGTTTTACTCTTTATAGATACCATCCCAAGGACCTGAGTCTGAAATACCATTATCATGCTGAGGCTTAAATGTTTTGCTGGAGGACCGCCTTTAGGAGGCTGCTTCTCTCATACCCATTTCAAAATTCCTCCATAACCAACCACCAATCAAAACCATGAAACTGTCCCCATCAAATCCCACTTCCAAGCATTTAACATATAACTAGAATCATATAATTATACCGACTCAATgagttaaaaattataattaattagagACTCATTTGCACTTTACATTCAAATCAACTCCTCTTCCATGCCCATAATCTCAGAAGTAAGTATTGCTTGGGGAGATAGAAGGATTAATCAGTATTAATTAGCACTAAAAAGGATGAAACTAATATCTCAAACCCCTCTCAAAGGAGATTGATGGGTCAATAATACAAAATATGAAGACCCACCAAGTCAACCCTAACCACCACCATACCTTAGACCTAAGAATTTTAACACGATAAAATATGCAGATGAGGTACGCTGTTACAACTATTTCCTGCCCCTTTCATATTTTACACTTTCCAACCTCCTCTTTTCTAACATAAATATAGGATCATTAATAATTTCttataatgaccaaaatgtcctcgtTTATGATTCTTAATCACGACCGAGGACGCAGGCCATAAAACAGGGCTGCTGGCGCTGTTGGGGGCCACGGGTTAATGGGGATGGGCCTGTGGTGGTGAGTGGGACCCATGCGAGGATGCGAGGGACCAACGGTTGATGATGCGGCTGGTGGGACAGCAACACGCTCACATGAGGGGCACATGGTGAGCGTGGTGGGTGGGTTCATTTGCATGTAGAACTGTGGGGAAAGTTTCAGTGCTCTCAGTTCCTGAACTTCCTTTTGCAACCGTCTGTTTTCTTCAGTTAGATTCTCACAGCATCTCTTCAAGAACTCACAGTCAACCTCTGTCTGCTTCAACTTGGTCCTGCAATTAATTTCCCATTCCAACACGTAAATAAATAAAGCTATAATCTTTAAAAATGGCTGATTAAGACAAATCTCAATTTCCAATTCTACCCTTAAAATTATAGAATAATATATCACCTTGCCCTTCTGTTCTGAAACCACACCTCCACTTGTCTGGGTCTAAGACCCAGCTGCTTTGCCAATGCCAACTTTTGCTTCTGTACAAAGCAAGATAATATTTTCATGTTAACTTTCACCGTTTGGTTGCTCAGAAAAAGCTGGAAATGAGTTTGACTCACTTGTCTTTATCAAAAACAAAAGGAGGTAAGCAAATTAAACTTACTGGATTAAGGGTGTTGTGTTCCTTGAAACTTTCTTCAAGAATAGCAGACTGATCTTTAGAGAGCCTGAGCTTCTTCCTTGAGGTGTCTCCATCTTCCTCATCGCTGATTCCACGACAACAATCTCTCTCCGTCTCCTGCTCCTCTCCATTCCCTTCCCTTTCGCCTCGCTTTCCACTTACACTCGATATCGTGCTGTTCGGGGATGAGACACCCGCTTCTTCTTCGAAATCGACTGTTGATGGAAGACTGTTCACATCGATTCCTCGTAGAAATGATCTTGTGTCAGCGCGGCACGAATCAGAGTTTGGATCTGCATGCGAGAGATGCGTCAGTGAGAAACGCTACTTGAATTTTCTAGGCGTGGATATAGAGAACAAAAAGAGGGTTTTTTTTTTCGTATGAAGAGAAAGGAATAAAAGTGAATTGAAAACAATTGACAAAAGGCCAGATTTAATTTGTAAAAGGGATCTAACATGGAAAAAGCAAAGAGAAAAAGAATGCTTATTTTAAGTTGTTGAAAAGAAAGAACAAAAGAAcaatttttaatacataaaatGCTTTACGTTCTGTTTGTTTCTCGGGAAGTTAGGGATAAAAGAAAAACA carries:
- the LOC110661409 gene encoding uncharacterized protein LOC110661409 — encoded protein: MQSMKLFTSRQNFLSFPLLSSFFSLLFLNPQVFSAFSSSTLSNNNRKKSSLSSSMADTNYYTKYQPQNQANNSSKFYSHFLYKALLVTIFLVILSLFPSQAPEFINHTLNTRGWEFLHLIFVGIAVSYGLFSRRNDEAEKDSCLSKFDNAQSYVSRFLQVSSVFDDEADKPSRSDESTVQTWNSQYYSNDPVVVVADENSVIDQEQKDTTSIIGDKPLQLPVRSLKSRILEADGNETTKESSSAVYASISSSSSNLGSKRISSNSVKSRNEEFGGLRHQDLEEKLKDNVVIPCPIPWRSRSGRMEMKQTKEEADTPPPYTLPPSMEESEFNRPFRAQVSRSPRIDSTNSSPSMSSPKKLSPSPSFPAEAQSKSPEDFVRKKSFYRSPPPPPPPPPPPPPPPPPPSQLFQKSWSMKPSSSVHDDDKVFAGKDVKRSYTSKPKESNKRGGLSIPTSVRTTRSNDFLSAKEFDDMINTKAEKRFKEAEPSTVERGGRKKVAFDQSSFKTERLDRDTVTFMPQPIYREFPKEEKEELVEKLMLESDEDLETEDEDDDDIAGSCFVSGTAAAISNNEEVACTAASDGGPDVDKKADEFIAKFREQIRLQRIESIKRSSELISRKASRIL
- the LOC110661410 gene encoding homeobox-leucine zipper protein HAT4, with the protein product MMVDKEDLGLSLSLSFPQNYHSLQLNLMPSLVPSSADSLKPSWNNTFPSSDPNSDSCRADTRSFLRGIDVNSLPSTVDFEEEAGVSSPNSTISSVSGKRGEREGNGEEQETERDCCRGISDEEDGDTSRKKLRLSKDQSAILEESFKEHNTLNPKQKLALAKQLGLRPRQVEVWFQNRRARTKLKQTEVDCEFLKRCCENLTEENRRLQKEVQELRALKLSPQFYMQMNPPTTLTMCPSCERVAVPPAASSTVGPSHPRMGPTHHHRPIPINPWPPTAPAALFYGLRPRS